From the Lolium rigidum isolate FL_2022 chromosome 2, APGP_CSIRO_Lrig_0.1, whole genome shotgun sequence genome, one window contains:
- the LOC124689933 gene encoding U-box domain-containing protein 34-like, with the protein MASGALPPPSPTVAVAVRPGGSASRRAARWAAASLLQDDGVGRAAAIAFVHVIPPLSFVPSPTGERVPVARVGRDAAKAYSHDRHARVQEALLPFRRLCGGRAYANVETVVVEGDDVAEALLRYVAEFGVRCLVLGSVSFRWFQRVLRIPDVPNAVLKNTQNSCNVFVVCKRTIIVKVSGYPQASKSNTNLSIQSISHEAFAQKQMGLLFENVTDAESRSVSCSQARCSHSAFSDDSTRSESGALVQVGNGSAKTKGRDLIKNYSSHSSLKEGPYAASNSSDECQSIDEVEKLRKELKETVVMYDKACEDLVHAKKKIQVLSTECSEDARKVEHALHKEETLKQVAADEKAKHLVAIQEVEKAKRSFTREAYSKHKAKMVGGIVSIDKEKVVDAILSTSKNCRRYSKHEIELATDNFSEARKIGEGGYGTVYRCTLDHIEVAVKTIQQDSTDKIDVFLREVEILSKLHHPNLVMLIGFCPEIGCLVYEYMSNGSLEDQLLDNKRRQPLHWFLRFRIIFEVSCGLAFLHGRKPEPIVHRDLKPANILLDKNYVGKIGDAGFAKLISDVVPEWQTEYKDTIIAGTLYYMDPEYQTTGTVRPKSDLFALGVIILQILTGKHPNGLIVSAENATERGSLAHILDKSQTDWPLAETEMLAKLGLRCTALKCRDRPDLESEVLPKLEEILHRVSSNINIRNPDSCVPRHFICPLTQEVMDDPYVAADGHTYEHHAIEAWVRKHRVSPVTRCNLPNSSTIPNHSLRAAIQQWKNS; encoded by the exons ATGGCCTCCGGCGCGCTTCCGCCGCCATCgcccaccgtcgccgtcgccgtccgccCGGGCGGCAGCGcgagccgccgcgccgcccggtgggccGCGGCCAGCCTCCTCCAGGACGACGGcgtaggccgcgccgccgccatcgccttcGTCCACGTCATCCCACCGCTCTCCTTCGTCCCCTCCCCGA CGGGTGAGCGGGTGCCCGTGGCGCGAGTGGGGCGCGACGCGGCGAAGGCCTACTCCCACGACCGGCACGCGCGCGTGCAGGAGGCTCTGCTACCCTTCCGCCGCCTCTGCGGCGGCCGCGCCTACGCCAAT gtggagacggtggtggtggagggcgACGACGTGGCGGAGGCGCTCCTGCGGTACGTCGCCGAGTTCGGCGTGCGGTGCTTGGTGCTCGGCTCCGTCTCCTTCCGGTGGTTCCAGAG GGTGCTGCGTATTCCTGATGTGCCAAATGCTGtcctgaaaaatacacaaaactcgTGCAACGTATTTGTTGTGTGCAAGCGAACAATAATCGTGAAAGTTTCAGGATATCCTCAGGCAAGCA AGTCTAACACAAACTTAAGCATTCAATCAATTAGTCACGAAGCATTTGCGCAAAAACAGATGGGCTTGTTATTCGAGAACGTTACTGATGCAGAGTCACGCTCAGTATCATGCTCTCAGGCCCGTTGTTCTCATAGTGCTTTCTCTGATGATAGTACAAGATCAGAAAGTGGTGCACTTGTCCAAGTAGGAAATGGAAGTGCAAAGACAAAAGGAAGAGATTTGATCAAAAACTATAGTTCTCACAGCTCCTTGAAGGAAGGTCCTTATGCTGCATCGAACTCAAGTGATGAG TGTCAATCTATAGATGAAGTAGAAAAACTGAGGAAGGAATTGAAGGAAACCGTGGTAATGTATGATAAAGCTTGTGAAGATCTCGTCCATGCTAAGAAAAAG ATTCAGGTACTTTCTACTGAATGTTCTGAAGATGCAAGGAAGGTGGAGCATGCACTACATAAGGAGGAAACTCTTAAGCAGGTTGCAGCTGATGAGAAAGCAAAGCATTTGGTAGCCATTCAAGAAGTTGAGAAAGCCAAAAGATCATTCACCCGGGAGGCCTACTCTAAGCACAAGGCTAAAATGGTAGGTGGTATAGTTTCTATTGATAAGGAGAAGGTTGTGGATGCTATATTGTCGACAAGCAAAAATTGCAGGCGATACTCGAAACATGAAATAGAACTTGCCACTGATAACTTCTCTGAAGCAAGGAAGATCGGTGAGGGAGGTTATGGGACTGTGTATAGGTGCACCCTTGATCACATTGAAGTAGCGGTCAAGACAATTCAGCAGGATTCCACTGACAAAATTGACGTGTTCTTGAGAGAG GTTGAGATTCTTAGCAAACTTCACCATCCCAACTTGGTTATGTTGATCGGTTTCTGTCCTGAAATCGGCTGTCTCGTATACGAGTACATGTCGAATGGAAGTCTAGAAGATCAACTCCTTGACAACAAAAGGCGTCAGCCACTGCACTGGTTCCTCCGGTTTCGAATCATCTTTGAAGTGTCTTGTGGGCTTGCTTTCTTGCATGGAAGGAAACCGGAGCCAATTGTCCACCGTGACCTGAAACCTGCAAACATACTATTGGACAAGAACTATGTGGGTAAGATCGGAGATGCTGGCTTTGCGAAGCTCATATCTGACGTTGTGCCTGAATGGCAAACTGAATACAAAGATACTATCATCGCTGGTACGCTGTACTACATGGACCCAGAGTACCAAACAACTGGGACAGTTCGACCGAAATCGGACCTCTTCGCACTGGGAGTCATCATTCTTCAGATACTAACCGGGAAACACCCGAATGGACTCATCGTAAGCGCAGAAAACGCTACCGAAAGGGGTTCGCTTGCTCATATCCTCGACAAATCTCAAACTGATTGGCCACTCGCTGAGACAGAAATGTTGGCAAAGCTCGGTTTACGGTGCACGGCCCTGAAATGCAGGGATCGTCCTGATCTCGAGTCGGAGGTGCTGCCGAAGCTCGAGGAAATTCTGCATAGAGTTTCTTCTAATATCAATATAAGAAATCCAGACTCATGTGTACCAAGACACTTCATCTGCCCGTTAACACAG GAGGTGATGGATGATCCATATGTCGCCGCAGATGGACACACCTATGAGCACCATGCCATCGAAGCTTGGGTCCGGAAACACAGGGTATCACCCGTGACGAGGTGCAATCTCCCGAATTCATCTACAATTCCCAACCATTCGCTGCGTGCAGCGATTCAACAGTGGAAAAACTCATAG